The following are encoded together in the Mammaliicoccus vitulinus genome:
- a CDS encoding YitT family protein codes for MEQEQVIKKGHRKLSKGEILKRFIFITIGSVLMGVGLELFLVPNKLLDGGIVGIAIILSHLTNMKLGLFIFILNIPFFFLGYKQIGKTFTISTIYAITVLSITTAYLHHFEPFIRETFLVTIFGGAIIGFGVGLVIRYGGSLDGSEISAILVSSKAPFSVGEIVMLINCFIFAAAGFVFNWESAMFSVIAYFIAAKMIDVTVQGFDESKAVWIISDTYRDIGEAINDRLGRGVTYLNGEGAYTGEDKKVVFCVITRLEESKLKDIVTEIDNTAFLSIGDVSEVKGGRFKKREIH; via the coding sequence ATGGAGCAAGAACAAGTTATAAAAAAAGGACATCGCAAATTAAGTAAAGGAGAAATCCTGAAACGATTCATTTTTATCACGATAGGTAGCGTGTTAATGGGCGTTGGATTAGAACTATTTTTAGTCCCTAACAAATTACTTGATGGCGGAATAGTAGGCATCGCGATTATTTTAAGTCATTTAACTAATATGAAACTCGGACTATTTATATTCATATTGAATATTCCCTTTTTCTTTTTAGGTTATAAACAAATTGGTAAGACATTTACGATTTCTACTATTTATGCGATAACCGTCTTATCAATTACAACTGCCTATTTACATCATTTTGAACCTTTTATTAGAGAAACATTTTTGGTTACAATTTTTGGTGGCGCAATTATAGGTTTCGGTGTCGGTCTCGTCATTAGATATGGCGGATCTTTAGACGGTTCTGAAATCAGTGCAATTTTAGTGAGTAGTAAAGCACCTTTTTCAGTTGGAGAAATCGTGATGCTCATTAACTGTTTCATATTCGCAGCAGCCGGATTTGTCTTCAATTGGGAGTCGGCCATGTTTTCCGTAATCGCATACTTTATCGCAGCTAAAATGATTGATGTGACCGTTCAAGGATTTGATGAATCAAAAGCAGTATGGATTATTAGCGATACATATCGAGACATCGGTGAAGCAATTAACGACCGTCTAGGTAGAGGTGTAACTTATCTTAACGGAGAAGGCGCTTATACAGGAGAAGATAAAAAAGTCGTATTCTGTGTAATCACTCGACTAGAAGAATCTAAACTAAAAGATATCGTTACTGAAATCGACAATACCGCATTTCTATCAATAGGAGATGTCAGCGAAGTTAAAGGTGGACGCTTTAAAAAGAGAGAAATTCATTAA